The Oncorhynchus masou masou isolate Uvic2021 chromosome 6, UVic_Omas_1.1, whole genome shotgun sequence genome has a window encoding:
- the fbxo2 gene encoding F-box only protein 2 has product MARNLLKNPAGEEQMEFWELTENGGSQWQVEEMPGDCGYNFGDDGVTKYFSTSFELCLKRQVVDLVAEGYTPDDLAAQPAVSVEDWYSGRTDCGCTYQLTVCLLDENEEILQEFKPESVTLDPDCDDCSWKQVNHTFNDYGPGLRFISFEHGGQDTKYWDGWFGVRVTGSSVIVET; this is encoded by the exons ATGGCCAGGAATCTACTGAAGAACCCAGCTGGGGAAG AGCAGATGGAATTCTGGGAGCTGACAGAGAATGGCGGAAGCCAATGGCAGGTGGAAGAGATGCCGGGAGACTGTGGCTACAACTTCGGTGATGATGGAGTGACCAAATACTTCAGCACCTCCTTTGA gcTGTGTCTGAAGAGGCAGGTGGTTGACCTAGTGGCAGAGGGCTACACTCCTGATGACCTCGCTGCCCAGCCAGCTGTCAGTGTGGAAGACTG gtACAGTGGGAGGACAGACTGTGGGTGCACCTACCAGTTGACAGTGTGTCTGTTGGATGAGAATGAGGAAATTCTTCAGGAATTTAAACCAGAATCAGTCACCCTGGACCCAGATTGCGATGACTGCTCCTGGAAACAG GTGAACCACACTTTCAATGATTACGGTCCTGGCCTGCGCTTCATCTCATTTGAACATGGAGGACAGGACACCAAGTACTGGGACGGCTGGTTTGGAGTTCGAGTCACTGGGAGCTCTGTTATTGTAGAGACCTGA
- the svbp gene encoding small vasohibin-binding protein, protein MEPTCRKDKVKLNSTPTRGDRAKQKSAQQELKQRQRAEIYALNKVMTELEQQQFEAFCKQMQSQGE, encoded by the exons atggagCCCACCTGTCGCAAAGACAAAGTGAAGTTGAACTCCACTCCTACTCGCGGCGACAGGGCCAAGCAGAAATCCGCCCAGCAGGAACTGAAACAACGACAACGGGCAGAG ATCTACGCCCTGAATAAGGTGATGACAGAGCTGGAGCAGCAGCAGTTTGAGGCCTTCTGTAAGCAAATGCAGTCCCAGGGAGAGTGA